Proteins from a single region of Ensifer adhaerens:
- a CDS encoding class GN sortase, with protein sequence MRECAAVAADNERPEPRPGFLARLSAVETIVLAVIALIALAGLMLIGKGFYMKAKAEVSQVLLKRTFEAQLHGNPDGKPWPWADFQTAAEITAPRLNRSAIVLEGASGEALAFGPAWLKTTPMPGDEGTSVIAAHRDTHFRWLKDVNPGDLLVLTRKDGRRFLFRAGESRVARWDESGINASATGHHLALATCWPFDAIEQGPMRYIVNTELIGEQRPVPLTTGSISK encoded by the coding sequence TTGCGGGAGTGCGCCGCCGTGGCCGCTGACAACGAAAGGCCCGAGCCACGCCCGGGCTTTCTCGCCCGCCTTTCGGCGGTCGAAACGATCGTGCTTGCTGTGATCGCGCTGATTGCCCTTGCCGGTCTCATGCTGATCGGCAAGGGCTTCTACATGAAGGCCAAGGCCGAAGTCTCGCAGGTGCTCCTGAAACGCACGTTCGAGGCACAGTTGCACGGCAACCCTGACGGTAAGCCCTGGCCCTGGGCAGACTTCCAGACCGCCGCCGAAATCACCGCGCCTCGATTGAACCGCTCGGCAATCGTGCTTGAAGGCGCGAGCGGCGAAGCGCTCGCCTTCGGTCCAGCCTGGCTGAAGACGACGCCGATGCCCGGCGATGAAGGCACCTCCGTGATCGCCGCGCACCGCGACACGCATTTCCGCTGGCTGAAGGACGTTAACCCCGGCGACCTCCTGGTGTTGACGCGCAAAGACGGCCGCCGGTTCCTGTTCCGGGCCGGCGAAAGCCGCGTCGCCCGCTGGGATGAGAGCGGCATCAACGCATCCGCCACCGGCCACCATCTTGCACTTGCCACCTGTTGGCCCTTCGATGCGATCGAACAGGGACCGATGCGCTACATCGTCAATACCGAACTCATCGGCGAACAGCGCCCGGTGCCGCTGACGACAGGCTCGATCTCGAAA